From a single Fulvivirga ulvae genomic region:
- a CDS encoding 3'(2'),5'-bisphosphate nucleotidase CysQ family protein — MILSEKELKALCQMASTAALDAGKYIQSQFDRSYAKKHKKGGNSLASQVVTEIDEKAQEIILRHLHSSLEAHNLGLLTEEAIDDQSRLEKAYFWCIDPMDGTLPFTEKRTGYAVSIALIANSGDPVIGVVYVPDLAECYTSVKGDGVWLNDKSFVREKGGKNDIIHVYSDRSLRDDVYYKSATDRLNEWAAHQNTGIQYHTGFGSVRNALGVMTSGTGCYFKFPKRPKGGGSIWDYAATRLFFEELGLHVSDARGETLQLNNPETTFMNEVGVIYTTDSGLSDLIITLGN, encoded by the coding sequence ATGATACTCTCAGAAAAGGAATTGAAAGCGCTTTGCCAGATGGCAAGCACCGCTGCCCTAGATGCCGGCAAATATATTCAATCGCAGTTTGACCGAAGTTATGCCAAAAAACATAAGAAAGGGGGCAATTCCCTCGCTTCGCAGGTAGTGACAGAAATAGATGAAAAAGCACAGGAAATTATCCTAAGGCATCTGCATAGCAGTCTGGAAGCCCATAACTTAGGCCTGCTGACCGAAGAAGCCATTGATGATCAGTCCAGACTGGAAAAGGCATATTTCTGGTGCATAGACCCAATGGACGGTACTTTGCCCTTTACCGAGAAAAGGACGGGTTATGCCGTTTCAATCGCGCTGATTGCTAATTCAGGAGATCCTGTAATTGGTGTGGTGTATGTGCCCGACCTGGCTGAGTGCTATACTTCAGTTAAAGGAGATGGCGTATGGTTAAACGACAAATCCTTTGTCCGCGAGAAGGGTGGTAAAAATGATATAATCCATGTTTACTCCGACAGAAGCCTGCGAGATGATGTGTACTATAAATCAGCAACAGATCGGTTAAATGAATGGGCAGCCCATCAAAACACCGGGATCCAATACCACACTGGCTTTGGGTCAGTCAGAAATGCTTTAGGCGTGATGACCTCAGGTACAGGCTGTTATTTCAAATTTCCCAAGAGACCGAAAGGAGGGGGCAGCATCTGGGACTATGCGGCTACACGATTGTTTTTCGAAGAGTTGGGCTTACACGTCTCTGATGCCCGGGGAGAAACGCTGCAACTCAATAACCCGGAAACCACTTTTATGAATGAGGTTGGCGTTATTTATACTACTGATTCCGGGCTGTCTGATTTGATCATTACCCTCGGAAATTGA
- a CDS encoding phosphotransferase, with the protein MLELNKEILTTTGASAIIRTESVQTLWSGYGEIKRYFLAGGEYPSVIVKHIQFPDTGRHPGGWNTPLSHQRKLRSYEVERMWYQEFAGQMTNASCKVPHGYHALEAGNELLLIMEDLNAKGFHIRREPDNVSLGDARSCLSWLAHFHARFIGVAPQGLWPVGTYWHLDTRPDEWERMQNIPLKHAAKGIDARLKNARYQTLVHGDAKLANFCFGQSGKVAAVDFQYVGRGCGMKDVAYLISSCFDEVDCEKYEDELLNHYFQQLETAMGNHVDYQEIKKEWRELYAYAWADFYRFLDGWRPGHWKMHDYSKKLTQQVIDELTIK; encoded by the coding sequence ATGCTGGAACTAAACAAGGAAATATTAACAACGACCGGGGCTTCAGCGATTATCCGGACGGAATCAGTGCAAACGCTCTGGAGTGGTTACGGAGAGATTAAACGCTATTTCTTAGCCGGTGGTGAATATCCAAGCGTAATTGTCAAGCACATTCAATTCCCTGATACCGGCCGGCACCCCGGAGGATGGAACACACCCCTGTCACATCAGCGGAAGCTTAGATCATATGAAGTGGAAAGGATGTGGTACCAGGAGTTTGCAGGGCAGATGACCAATGCCTCCTGCAAAGTTCCGCATGGCTATCATGCCCTGGAGGCGGGAAACGAACTGCTGCTGATCATGGAGGACCTGAATGCCAAAGGATTTCATATTCGCCGGGAACCGGATAATGTTAGTTTGGGAGATGCCAGGAGCTGCCTTAGCTGGCTGGCTCATTTTCATGCCCGGTTTATAGGTGTGGCACCTCAGGGGTTATGGCCGGTGGGTACTTACTGGCATCTGGATACTCGGCCCGATGAGTGGGAGCGCATGCAGAATATACCTCTAAAACACGCTGCAAAAGGCATAGATGCCAGGCTTAAAAATGCCAGATACCAAACGCTCGTTCACGGTGATGCCAAACTGGCCAATTTCTGCTTTGGCCAATCCGGTAAGGTGGCAGCAGTAGACTTTCAGTATGTAGGCAGAGGATGTGGCATGAAAGACGTTGCTTACCTGATCAGCAGTTGCTTCGATGAAGTTGATTGTGAAAAGTATGAAGATGAACTGCTTAATCATTACTTTCAGCAACTTGAAACAGCAATGGGTAACCATGTTGATTATCAGGAAATTAAAAAGGAGTGGCGCGAACTATATGCCTATGCCTGGGCAGATTTTTACCGGTTTCTGGATGGCTGGAGACCCGGACACTGGAAGATGCACGATTATAGCAAAAAACTCACACAGCAGGTAATTGACGAATTAACCATTAAATGA
- a CDS encoding isovaleryl-CoA dehydrogenase, which yields METHEVFNQSPILENINLFEIDKPLQHILQQASVEWGLSQVSDYGRTMGTRQMIENGKLANKYTPVFETHNARGFRTDEVDFHPAYHELMTQGIKHGVHALPWSERKPGSHLLRMALFYLHGQNEAGTCCPITMTFSCIPAIQKHLPTAAEWIPKILSRAYDPSNRPYFEKQGLTIGMAMTEKQGGSDVRANTTQAKPVGKNGTGELYQLTGHKWFCSAPMSDAFLTLAQTTQGISCFLLPRWLPDGSKNNFRIQRLKDKLGNRSNASSEIEFDGAQAWLMGEEGRGVSVILEMVALTRYDCMIGSAALMRRGLTEVLHHIQHRKAFGSLLVDQPLMQNVVADLCLESEAALAMAYRTAVCLENGAKEEEQLLLRLLTPVGKYWLTKRTIPFMGEAMECLGGNGYVESGVLPRLYREAPVNAIWEGSGNVQCLDVMRAIARSPATLDALISELESAKGNFTIYDSFIDKLSSRSGQLSEGQARHFVEQLAKAAQASALIKMGREDMTEAYCQSRLTENSTGWMFGSLPEAVDSKGIVQEYLF from the coding sequence ATGGAAACACACGAGGTATTCAATCAAAGTCCGATCCTTGAAAATATAAACCTTTTCGAAATAGATAAGCCGCTTCAACACATATTGCAGCAGGCTTCTGTTGAGTGGGGGCTGTCGCAGGTAAGTGATTATGGCAGAACCATGGGTACCAGACAAATGATTGAAAATGGTAAGCTGGCCAATAAATATACCCCCGTTTTTGAAACACATAATGCCCGGGGTTTCAGAACTGACGAAGTGGATTTTCATCCGGCCTATCATGAACTCATGACCCAGGGTATAAAGCATGGGGTGCACGCTCTTCCCTGGTCTGAACGTAAACCGGGAAGTCACTTACTTAGAATGGCATTATTTTACCTGCACGGTCAAAATGAGGCCGGTACCTGTTGCCCTATCACCATGACATTCTCGTGTATTCCTGCCATCCAAAAGCATCTTCCAACGGCAGCAGAATGGATTCCTAAAATACTCTCGAGAGCGTACGATCCTTCTAACCGACCCTATTTTGAAAAACAAGGGCTGACCATAGGCATGGCCATGACTGAAAAACAAGGTGGCTCTGATGTAAGGGCAAATACTACACAGGCAAAGCCTGTAGGCAAAAATGGTACGGGAGAGCTGTACCAGCTTACAGGACATAAGTGGTTTTGCTCGGCTCCCATGAGTGACGCTTTTTTAACACTTGCGCAAACTACGCAGGGTATTTCCTGCTTTTTGCTCCCCAGGTGGCTTCCTGATGGCTCTAAGAATAACTTTCGCATTCAGCGGCTGAAGGATAAGCTCGGAAATCGTTCCAATGCTTCTTCCGAAATTGAATTTGATGGCGCACAAGCCTGGCTGATGGGTGAAGAAGGCAGAGGTGTATCTGTTATTCTGGAAATGGTTGCTCTTACCCGGTACGATTGTATGATTGGTTCTGCTGCACTGATGCGCAGGGGACTAACGGAGGTGCTACATCATATCCAGCACAGGAAAGCTTTCGGCAGCTTACTCGTAGACCAGCCTTTGATGCAAAATGTAGTCGCGGATCTGTGCCTGGAATCGGAAGCAGCTTTAGCGATGGCGTATCGAACCGCAGTTTGCCTGGAAAATGGTGCAAAAGAAGAAGAACAGCTATTGTTGCGATTATTAACTCCTGTAGGAAAATACTGGCTTACCAAACGTACTATCCCCTTTATGGGTGAAGCGATGGAATGCCTTGGCGGAAATGGCTATGTAGAAAGTGGTGTGTTACCACGATTGTACCGTGAAGCCCCTGTAAACGCCATATGGGAAGGCAGTGGTAATGTACAGTGCCTTGACGTAATGCGCGCCATTGCCAGGTCACCCGCAACCCTGGACGCCTTAATCAGTGAATTGGAATCTGCCAAAGGAAATTTCACCATCTATGATAGTTTTATTGACAAGTTAAGCTCCAGATCAGGGCAGTTATCTGAAGGCCAGGCACGGCATTTTGTAGAACAGTTGGCCAAAGCGGCACAGGCATCAGCACTCATAAAAATGGGGCGTGAGGATATGACAGAAGCCTATTGCCAATCCAGGCTTACAGAAAACTCAACAGGATGGATGTTTGGCAGTCTTCCTGAAGCTGTTGATAGTAAAGGGATTGTTCAGGAATATTTGTTTTGA
- a CDS encoding pinensin family lanthipeptide, translating to MKKTKLTLTNLKVKSFVTEIPANQKTIQGGAPIDSFQSCEMTWCATCKNGLKSCDDDCISAGTGHCCNYSDQNTCNGGPC from the coding sequence ATGAAAAAAACAAAATTGACCTTAACCAACCTCAAAGTAAAGAGCTTTGTTACAGAAATCCCCGCTAACCAGAAAACCATTCAGGGTGGTGCGCCTATTGACAGTTTTCAAAGTTGTGAAATGACCTGGTGCGCAACCTGCAAGAATGGACTAAAATCATGTGATGATGATTGTATATCTGCCGGAACAGGACACTGTTGCAATTACTCAGATCAAAATACCTGCAATGGAGGCCCATGCTAA